One Osmerus eperlanus chromosome 16, fOsmEpe2.1, whole genome shotgun sequence DNA segment encodes these proteins:
- the metap1d gene encoding methionine aminopeptidase 1D, mitochondrial, translating to MAAPCAARFISRAGLGGFLQRGCCARGSGRPWGSLSQQHRLFFWRKWKSSHNVVRPATVRPAYTVPKHIQRPDYVFSGVIPDWPGYIEIKDEEQIQGLARACQLARHILLLAGRSLKVGMTTDEIDFIVHQEAIRHNAYPSPLRYGGFPKSVCTSVNNVVCHGIPDSRQLEDGDIINIDVTVYLEGYHGDTSETFLMGQVDEGGQRLVEVARKCRDEAITACKPGAQLCVIGNTISDIAHSNGFRVCPYFIGHGIGSYFHGHPEIWHHANDNDMTMEEGMAFTIEPIVMEGSSEFRILRDKWTAVSADDKRSAQFEHTVVITSDGVEILTKLPEEQEP from the exons atggCGGCTCCCTGTGCAGCTAGATTCATATCAAGAGCTG GGTTGGGAGGATTCCTTCAGAGGGGGTGTTGTGCAAGGGGTTCTGGACGGCCCTGGGGAAGCCTATCCCAGCAGCACAGGCTGTTCTTCTGGCGCAAGTGGAAAAGTTCTCACAACGTTGTCCGCCCTGCTACTGTCAGGCCAGCCTACACAGTGCCTAAG CACATCCAGCGTCCAGACTATGTATTCAGTGGGGTCATACCAGACTGGCCTGGATACATAGAGATCAAGGATGAGGAACAGATACAGGGCCTGGCTCGAGCATGTCAGCTAGCCAGACACATACTTCTGCTCGCTGGCCGCAGTCTGAAG GTTGGCATGACGACAGATGAGATAGACTTCATCGTTCACCAGGAGGCCATCCGTCACAATGCGTACCCCTCTCCTCTGCGGTACGGGGGGTTCCCCAAGTCTGTCTGTACGTCGGTCAACAATGTGGTTTGTCACGGCATACCTGACAG TCGGCAGCTTGAAGATGGAGATATTATCAACATTGATGTGACT GTGTATTTGGAGGGTTACCATGGCGACACATCAGAGACCTTTCTGATGGGTCAAGTGGATGAAGGTGGGCAGAGACTGGTGGAAGTAGCCAGGAAGTGTAGAGACGAGGCCATCACTGCCTGTAAACCTGGAGCACAGCTCTGTGTTATAGGAAACAccatcag tGATATAGCACACTCCAATGGCTTCCGTGTGTGTCCCTACTTCATCGGTCATGGCATTGGCTCCTACTTCCACGGGCACCCTGAGATATGGCACCATG CTAACGACAACGACATGACTATGGAGGAAGGCATGGCTTTCACCATTG AGCCTATAGTGATGGAGGGGTCGTCAGAGTTTAGGATCCTGAGGGACAAGTGGACAGCTGTGTCTGCAGATGACAAAAG GTCGGCCCAGTTTGAACATACCGTGGTCATCACCTCTGATGGAGTGGAGATTCTCACCAAACTACCAGAGGAGCAGGAGCCCTGA